CGATCGATTGACTGACAATGACAAAGACAGAAAACGTCTCACACATTTCATTAACGCAACAAGTGTCCATATAACGGCAATCATAATGATAGACGCGATGACcataaaaaaggtaaaaaaaaacaattatcttCTCCTAGCATTTTTCGAGGATAAGAAACACTTCGgtattttatcatttgtaTTCACTCAAAATCCTACAtcggaatataaaaatattttaaatccaAATATAACTGCAGAAAGCTGCAGAATTACACAGTTTCGCAACAATGTAAGCGAGCAGCCATGCGGCTAACACGCTTACGTCCGGGCCATTAATTAATGGTTGCGTTGCGATAAACCCTGTCACAAGATTCATCTGGTTATTGCTCACGACTGTTCGCGATATCATCGACCATTCCTGTCATGCACGATCGATGTAACATTCGGAAACTCCAAAGACATTTATCATACCAACGTAAATgcgcttcttttattttactttctcgTTAATCTTATTATTAAGAGATTACTCAGATGTGAGTAGCTAGAGAAACTGTCGTAGAATTATGATTCTCGTATCGTCGTCGATAAAGATACGTGGGTCGGGGTGATCTTAAAGCTTAATTATCGTTTCTGGATCGGCGCTCACAGTTTCGAGCATCGATATTCCTCCAGCATCGTCGTCGCTGCTAATGAGCTGTTAATGAGCACCGCAAACGGAAACGGTCGCGCGCGGGAACGTCGCCCGTTGACCGATCGGTGAGCATATAAGCGTAACGGCACTCGCGGATTTTCCGCGATCCGAGATCACCGTGGGTCTCTTGATGCACACCAATGGGAAAAGGAGGAACTCGCACGTGCGAGGAGGCGCGCCGCGTGTACACTCTGTCACTTGCGCTTGCGCGTCCTAGCCCACGCGGGAAGGAAACGTACACGTGCTCGCACGCTCGAGACATCGAGATGCACgcacaaatatacaaatatataaatatatatatatgtatatttgtatatacgtGCACTTTTTCATCCTCTTTGGCTCTTATTTCTCGCTCTCGTTCGTACGACCGCGTGAAAAAGCGAAGCGGCGATCGGCTCGGGGGAAAGATCGGAATCGCAAGACCGATCTTACCTCTATCTTTCCGCGGTCACTGGTCACCGACTGCTGAAAGTTCCGATACGCAGAGAGGAAAAGAGTTAGAAGCGCGGAGACACACGTGCGCGCATGTACgtgggtgcgtgcgtgcgcgtgcactaaagcgtcgcgcgcgatacgaCTCGAGCGGAGGGCCCCGGGTGGGTCTTGGAGCGGGCGCTCCGATCCCGCGGCGGGCTGGCGGCGAAACGGTTATACCGGGTGTATATCGACAGCTCAGCGATAACGACGGGATGTCAGATTGGTTCGTTTCCGAACGGAGGAGCCCCCTCCGACGGCTTGCGTTACGCGATTTCTTTCTGCCTCCCAGACCGTTCCCCGGCGTTTCCTCGCTCCCGGCTGCTCGTCTCGAGCGGCAAGCGCCGGCGGAATCGCTGAAACCACTCTTCGCACGTTACCGAGATTTCTCGGTTGCCGCTCGATCAATCGATTGGACGAAAGGACGAGAACGCTTGATTGGATCCGATAGCGATAAACACCATTGGCATTAATAAAAGGGGGTACTAGACGcgctaaattattataaatgatacatTACGTCTTTCAACGAGTACGGCCGCGATTTTATCGTTGGTGCATGCGGTGATAAAATGCATCGATCCAGTCGGAAATCATGATCGATATAATTACTCTATACTCCGATCGCGATTGATATAATTGTACCCCATAGAGCAAgaagagaatttttattaaacgtcACTGGAGCGAGGCGGCGAATACTTGATTCTCGGTTGCCGTCTCGTCGCGACGGCATCCGGAATGATGCAACGATCATagaaagtttcgaaaatttaacttCGTTGCCAAATCCGCCGCTTCGAGAAGTCGTTTCTCGTTGCGAAGTTTGCGTTACACCGCGCGGTTTTTTATATCCACATATGTATATCCGTATATTTATGTCCATATAAGGATCGTAATAAGCTGATTGAACGATCGTTAACCGCATTCTCTTTGGactgaaacaataaaaaacgaaattgaAAAAACGAGCCTTAATGTATCGTGATgcaattcttattttataacaaaaaatacaatgtaaataaaagttgtacatatatttatatgcatataattcGTATAACACGGAGCGATTCTGAAATAGGTCACTGTAAAAATCCGCTGTTGCGCGTGTCATCGATAGCATTCGTTGATTGCACGAACGTTGATCATTGCGAATTTTAATTCGATGCGATAATGcttctatatgtatatgcacgGCAGCAAAGCGCAACAGTACTTGTTAATAACGCGTCGCGATATAACGcgataatgcaaatttttgtTTCCATTACAATGTTGCttaacggaaaaaaattccGGATGACCTAATGATTCGAGATCCATCTCTCACATCCCTCGTTTCCTATCGCTTCTTCTTTGATTGCGCAGTCCTACTGGAAAGCCTCGATAGCTCAGTGTCAAGTTTCAAGTTTACGTTTTACGTTTCAGGTTGTCCATTCTGTAACGAAGGtatgcacgtacgtacgcacaagcacgcgcgtgcacgtttATTATAGATTGCAAACACGCCCCTCGAATTCAATCAAACACGTCGTGCATAACTAAATAAAACGTAACGCGCGCCGCGACGACATGGCCAATACATGCTGTACCCTTTCTGATTATGCAAAATTTGACCTTAACTGTGCGTGCCAAACGCGAACCGAGCTATGCGTGCTTTCAGAAATCGCGCCACCATCATTCCGGCGAACCACCGTATCGCGTGAATAAACGGTTCACGCGCGTCCATCATTACGAAGAAGAGATAATTAATTGTGTCAGACAAATCCAGACAAACAATGATTAATAACTAGACTGCTCTGTTGTCGCAAGTTCAGATTTTCTCGtaaaattgcagaaaattaTATTCCTCGACATGCATAATTGTTATACCACGAGGCAagaagatttataatattgactTTATTTATCTCATTTGAATTGTTCAAGATGAAATTTCTGTATGACAAAAGATCCGGTTCCGATAATCCTTTGCTCATAGATCTCTTGAATAACGGATGATGGAGATTCTGAAAGGATTGCTGAAGATGATGCGTTAAACGAAAAATCGTTTGTTTCACCCCCTCCAGATTGCAACCCTCGAGACGGACGTACTGAACCGCGAGCGCCAAGTACCCAAGAGTCAATCGGACAAGGCGATTCCGGAGGCGACTGTCCGATAACCCGTTTCAGAACGAGAGATTGTGTACGAGGCGCGCCGCCGGCTCTGTATACCAAATGCACAACTCGTTTTCGACGTTTGCGAGTTGCGCGGAACTGGTGATAGTGGCGGTGGCGTGATACGTGACGTAACatcgcgacgacgatgaaaAGGTCCATCGACGATCGTGATCGTCAGATCGGGATCATGGGAGCGAGATCCACGCGAGACCACAAACGATTCACGACGGTATTGATCTTGCTTGTGTCTCTGGCTCATTGACGAATGATGCTCGCTCGATGATTGAAACCACGAGATGATGACCGCGCAGACCATACGCGATGAAAAGAGAGCTGTTAAAGAACGACGTAATCGCATTATCTCGCCCTCTGCGAAATGCGTAATCGAGGATGCGTCGCCGCGATCCAATTTATCATCATTTTTGTCGGTACTATTTAAATTcacatttatacatttgtcagtttgttttattttattatgtaatgaGACTAGAAAGATGTTGGGTAATATAAATCATGTCATTTCAATTagtaagataataaattaaatgaatttaatgGCGAGCCGAAAAGATACCGATTTTCTTCCGTTGTGTAAATAAAACATGAGAGATGTGCTATACTAATTTTAGTCTGCAGGGAGagcgcaaattaattaattactcccGTGGCACGCGCGTTTGCCGAGCGGCACTCACGCGATTTACTCTCACTTACCGCTCTTCGCTCTATCATCCAATCGCGTAGCGTTGCGGCAATGATTTCTTCGATCAGCGACGATAGCAGCAGGGAGGTGGTAAACGGACGCGATCCTTTTCTTGGGAGCGCTTCCGCTGCCGCACGATTCTTCAGCGACGGTGCGCTTCCTCCACGAGCCAGTCAGCCGGCGGTCCACGCGCGTGAGTGCGTCCACGCGCTCTCAgccgcgcgcgctattttcatccgataaaataaataaatttcgtcGGTCTCTCGAGAATCATTCACCCTCGCGTGGATATTCGCGCGTGCGAGTTCCCTTTAAATTGCGGGCGCAGGTAAACGCGACAGCCGTGTCGCACCAGCTTGCAAAGGCCACACCGATCGAGGCGGAGGCGTTCTTCTCGATTTCCTCAACGACGTCGAGGCCCCCTTCTGTCGTTATACGCGAGTACCGTTTCAACGAAAGTGCGAATTCTCTCGCTCACTCGAGTTAACTGCACGCGCGACTGCTCTCTCGCCCCGCTCTCTCGGCgagaaaagagggaaaaaggaaagacGGGAGAGGCGAGAAAACGACGGTTCGGCGCGGATCCGCGTGCGGATGTCTCCGTTCGACAGTGGTCCCGTACACTCGAAGTACTTCCTGCTAGCGAGTATTCCGGTTTGCGGAGACCACGATTTCGTCGTCGGGCGGTAATGTTTCGTTCGTGGTGTCTGGCTCTCTCGAAATAGAATATAACTAGTTTTGCGGCTATACGCGCGGATCGATTTGTGAACAAGTTTCGTATTAAACGACGCAAAATTGCATAATTACCGTGTATACGTGATCATAAGCGGATTTAGGGAAAGGGGCAGGAACCCGTGCTTACCACCTCTTTAAACGAATCAATCAAAGATCACGGAGAATCGAACAAAGTTTACGATAAAAATACACGTTAATAGcatattaattaagttaatatCACATGATAACACGTGCTGACCACTTCCTTCTCATTTCTCCTTCATTGATGAATTCGTTTACGAATCCAGCtgtatgatataatttttgcacTGGCGATATTTACAGCGAGTAacgttacatgtaaatttataGTTATCTAACAAATTACGAGTTTGAAAGTACTTTCAATTCCCATAAGCGAATTCCCACTTGATCGAAAACGAACAAATTCTCtcttattaagaaaaatttaaaaatgtacagCGTaacaagaataaatttttaattctgccgTTATAATCCCATATTATTATAGACTATAATTGCAATTACGTGAAACGATGTATTTCTGATATCAACACGACAGAGTCGTGAAAACTATCGAGTCGAGGAGGAAATCGTGGCGGATGCAATGAGCTTTTGCCGTGCTGGGCGTGTGTGGGGTTGCACATGCAAGAAATGAACGAGTCAACGCAGTGATTtcagtaataaaaattcataattcCTTTTCAATTTTCGATAAACGTCACCTAATACATTTGTCCTTCTTTGTACCATATCATTTGACATATGCACGTACGGAGTAAGGCGTGCGCGGGCGTATTTTTTCCCTTGAATGCTCGCACGCGGAGAGAATAACGTGGCGATGTATATCGCGTTACAAGAGCTAGGATCGACGTTCATGGATGAAAGAAGCACTGATAAATTGCGCTCGATTGcgttttcattattctttataatcaTTAGTGCCAACAACGTTCGTAATATCGTAATATAAACACGCCCAGTACGCTCGACTGATCCTCAAACACCACACTAGACTCCACCCTCCAGAATGTATCTTgcacttatatttatatttaagagagattaataatttccgtACGGGAAAGATGTTGGCTTTTGTCTCGTGAGATTATTGCTATATTCTCTTGGTGCGAGAAGCCATCGTATTTCTTAATCAACGAGTTGAATTTTCAGAGCATTTTTCTGTCGAAAGATCAACTCGAAACATTTTCAGAGAACTTTTTGCTGcaatattttgataagctttcgCAGAATGGCTTCTTTAAAATTCCTTAAAATTAACTCTAACCAAAGGAGAAGAAAATTTTGAGAGAGCAATGGCAGATAATTGAGCTTGTAGAATCTGCTAGATCCCTGATGCGCATGGTGTTCGAGATTGACTTTTGAAGCAAGATACtccaatttttttactttatatattttgaaaatgtgTATCGTATTcgtgtatcattttatatcaCAATTGTGTCTTTTTGAATGTAGAATAGTTAAACACAGTTGGCGCAATTTTCTAGTATCACAATTTTTGTAGAATTATCTCGCGCATATATCTTCGGCGCTTTCCATCCACCTTtctaaatcgatattttttacattcgcaaaaaataaaacttttgtagtAAGGTACTCTCTAAAACcgaccgatttaattaatattcaattatatatcatcataATGTATTGCTTTTcacgatctctttctctctctctctctctctctctctgcatgCGAGCGTGCATTGCGCGTATTGTGCTCACATCGTATGCACGTGCAACTGTCTAATGCACGTGAAAACGCAGTTCCGTTCCGCCttgcacgtacatacatatctCCGAgcgcacatatatatatttggaaCATGCGCGTGCGAAATGTcacgcgagcacgcgcgcgtctctctctctctctctctttctctcgatatactatatttacataatctaatataatatataatgtaactcTCTGCACAAGATTTTCGTCgcagcgcgcgtgcacgcgcgcctTCATGCACACAGGCGGAGCGCGCATACCACAATCCACCACAATCGTCGCATTTGATTGAAATCAcaaaatacacacacatacacacagcgTCCTCTTCtttacttcttcttcttctttcctcttcctcatcCGCCGCGCGCGACGTGAGAATCGCAAAATGAGACGTAAGTAACGTGCGTTTACGTAATAATTGTACTACGGTAAGATTGCAATTGTGATAGATGGTAATAATCAGCGGTAGCACGCAGCAGCGGTGGCAAATGGTAAGAGCGTTGTCGCTTTCGTGTTGCAGCGGCATTCTCTTTCCCTCGTCGCTTTCTTTCTGCGCTTTACTCCTCAGCAGTGATCGCGCACGCAAATTGATGGCCACGATAATCGAGTATATACAGCATACACGGTGTGTAACGCGcacgttttttaatttaacaggATTTTGTTGAACATGCTTTCGGACGCACGTAAAGTCGCAATAATGTTCATAACACGTACGTTATACGTGTCCGTTGTGCGTGTGTACATTTGTAGACGTACGATTCGCGAAAATTCGCTAATTATATCGATCAGCTGATCACCCTCTCGTTGCCGTAACAAAGTTAGCCGTTCGCGATCGCTTGACACAAATCGTATCGCGAGACACACCGGAAGTAGTTTTGCGTGCTTTGTAAGTGTTCTATCTGTTCGACACACACAAATTCAGTTCCGTCAATCAAATGATCAAGTCCATTTGCACAAACTAATCGACGAAACGCgtctttcgttttttttcctttcttttttacatcAATCAAGGTTCCTCTGCTTTGAATgatcaatatattaattagtcTATCTAACGATGCGTTAATTGTCCCTTGGTGAATACATTAATCGCGACTGGTCTCGCGACGAGGCTTCAGCGAGCAGAAAACTTCGTAACTTTATCTTAGCCTAATTCTACAGTTCGTTATTATCGTTTTACAATTctctaaaaattatttacagttCATTCGGCGCGACAGCGATTACAGTGTGTGCCGCGCGTCGTAAACTAACAACTGTGTTCCTTCTCTCgcttacatatatatgtacatttgtCGCAAGTAGTATATGCAAGAAAATATCTCTCTGAATTGTGTGAATAATTCAAGTTGTATATCTTTGGATGCGGCCAAAAATAGATTTAACTAACACGAGTTATTAGGTGGGATCTCTTCGATCAAGGATGGTCAATCGTGGCGTACGTTGATTAGGTCGCAGAgcgtagtcgtcgtcgtcgtcgttgttgtttCGTACGCGAGTTGTCACTTTTATCAAATGAAGAATACGTGTATACGCGTTAGAGTTACAAAACAggacatatataaataatataataatctatcATATCAGAATATAATAAGGTAGAATTAATAGACTATATAaagttaacaaaataatattgattatcGCCTAAGATTATTAGTGTATATAtccgtatgtatatatatatcgttaaGTCACGATTAGTACGAACGTCCAATCAGCGACGCGTTTTGACCGATCCTTGTTccacaaattatataatattatattcctaTGATGCACagattaataatgtattcaaGATATGCATGTGCAAgagcattttttttctttttagttaaaCGTTTTTtgttcctccctccctcccccctctctctctctaaatatACTGTTTCATCGATACTGATTAGGTTAATAAAACGCTCTCTATCTATTAATCGCTATTACATCGTAGGCAACTAAGTATCCATACCTGATGATATTTTCGCATGTCGCTTATCAAtccaaaagaaaaaagaaaaaaagaaagcaaaacACAAGGAAAACGTACGCTCAGCTTGTACAAGCAATCGTTGTACACGCGTTTGTGAGTAAGTACATTAAAAATCCCATCAGGTATACCGCTATTTTGTGCTTCATCGATTACAAAGAAGTGTAACAAAGAAGTGTCTCCTCGAGACCTCGGAGTAGCAGCCCTATCACAGTGTGGCTCGGAGTGAAggcgattttcttttcttttctaatcCGCGTTTAAAAAAGATCAGAAGTACTTATAAAACAGACTCTATTTGCTTGATTTCTTTCTCGGGTGGCTCTAAAGGTGACGGCGCAGTTTCTACTATCTCCGGTATCTCGTCCTCGTTTTCCTCCTCGATATCTTCGTCAATCGGAGTCAATGTATCTAATATCACAGGTTGAGTCTGCAACAAGCGGGATAATTCattcatattatatcatttcctttctttcgttTAACGAGCAGGGAGTAGTAATATCGTCCACCAGCCGGACGGAAAAAATACCGGATGAATTGCGATCGTCGTACCTGCGGTGTGGTGCACCGTTTCATAGCAGGGGCCATGAAACTAGTAACAGTGCTCACAAGGAAGAAGAACCCTGCCATGAAGAACGGGATGCTGTAGCTTTGCGTGGCGTCGTAAACGATGCCCGCCAAGGGTGAACCAACTATGGCGGCAGCTCCTCTGAATAGGATTAAAAGGCCGAAAGCGTTCGTTAACTTGTCTAGTCCCAGAAGATCCACCAAGATGATCGATGTTAGTGAGATGTACCCagctgaaattaataattgcaaaatgttaagAGTATCTGTTCGATGCGGAAATCGCACACGGagtaaaaaaaaatcaatttttacaattCCGATAACGGTAATACGTGCTTCACGTATCCAGCAATGAATCTAATTGATCACTCACATATTGCTATTCCGAAAAATATGCTCATGACAATGTAAGCGGCGTAAGTATGGCAAAACGGCGTAGCGGCCACTGCGATCGTAGATATAATCAAGCAGATGTTATTCAGCAACAAGGAATCGACTTGCGGAAAGTCCGCGATATACCCGCAGGCCACACGGCCTATCGTGTTCGTTATTCCAATTATGGATAGTAAGAACGATGCCGAGTTGCTCTCAATTCCctggaaaaaaaaggaacgacGCTGTTAAACATACGTTGCTTGCGTAACGATCTAGTCAGATACGGAAATTGAAGAGTACAACGTACATCCAAGACTGCGGCATCCACCAGATATACGAAAGGGACGTACAAACCGGCCATACCGAACACGTTGCTGATACCGATCAGGAGAAAAACGGGATCCTTTAACAGAGACATGTCCATCATCGTCGCAAGAGCTTCCTTAAACGAGTCGGGCAGTACCAAGCAAGGACACAAAGGTTCTGAAAAATTCCAATTTAGAGCGAGATTTAACTATAAACGTACCATAAATAGAGTTTGacttaaatttcaattttaatattataataatgacacAGAAAACGACAGAAATCTATACGTACGCTGCGGAGCCTTCTCGACATCGATGTCTTTCATGTCACCGCGCATTGATTTAGGAATAGATATAACACTCTGACGATAATTGGCGAGAGATTTCTGGCTTTGGTATTCTGGTAAATTCATTACGCTACCGCTGTAGAAAATATCCTTTCTCGATAAGGGACGGACCATCATTGGTTTTTCCTTTGGGATACTGGTTTTACTGGTAGTAAAGGTGATACTCTCATCCTATACAGTGAAGAGAAACGTCACCGTATAATGCCAAACAAGATAGAATTTGTCTtcaggagaagagagaggtaGGAGAGTAACAATTTAAAGTTATCATCTTGTAAATTACTTACGTCAGCTTCGGCATTATTGTTCCGTGATCCCAACATGCTGCTCGTAGAGAGTCTCAGGTGCAGACTCTTCCTGATGTCTCCGTTGGAATTGAGCGTCGTTCTAGAATTCTTGATCGCACTGAGGCTAGGCTTGTACCGCTCGCCAGTACTCGTCTTGCGGATCCTATCGAAGAATGGCACGGAACCGTTTTTAGGTAAACCCTGTACATGCGTCGTGAAAGCCGGCTGCGACGCGTTCCTGGGAATTATCGTCTTGTTAAACTCGTTCTCGGGCTTCTCCGCGTCCTTCGTGTCTTTGGTTTCGTCAATATTCTTCTTGCTTCTGGACTTATTCGAGATATTCTTCAGGTCCATGCTACCGCTGTCGCTGGTGTGTCCGCTGGAAGAGTGCTCTTGTACCTTCACTTCAGATATAGTGGGGAGGGTTGGCACCGTCGGAACTGGTGTTAAAGGAGTTCCTTTAATATCACGGGTATTCAATGAAGCACATCCTATCATCTCGATTGTTCAACTAACACACATGCTTCCGATTACGAAAAAATAAAGTCGCCCATCTCGACTCTTTGCAAggattaaacaattaaacgcgttattaaaatgttattattctTTAGCAATTCCGACAAGAAATCGATTGCATTAATTAAGATACATGTAGACATTTGCATAATACGGTTATAGAAAACGGATTACGCAACTGGCTCAATTTTGTTTGTATATACAACCTAAGCTAACTTTTGCAATCATTGGAACATATTCAAATGCAAGGCTGATCGTCGACGAGTCTCTTACCAGGCACTAATTGGTCTAGATTGAAGCTGGAATGAACACCGGGATCAATATTGATAGGCATTTTCATCCTTTTTTCCATCGACCCATCCGGCAGTTGCACCATAAAGTAGGAGCCGCCGATGCTGCCGCGTTCCATCTGGAACCTCTTCTCCTCGGCCATCCTTTGTAACAACGGTTTAACAGAGGAAGCTTTTGGATACTCCAGAGGTCTCATCATGGCGCCAAACACCTAAAAATCATCTATTGGAATTATCAGATATACGAGATGCCATAACTCGCTTAAGCTTAAAGTCGTTGAACGTTGTATTGCACGTCCTCGCACAATCAAAGCAgcgaatgagagagaaaaagaggaatcCTGCTGTTTACTTACCGCGCAATTTAAGATGAGGCCAGCCAATATTAGATTTGCTCCCTTCCAGCTGTACGCCTCCAGCAACATCGTGGCAAGAGGCGCGAAAGCAAACGTACCGAATCCCGATCCGCATACCGCGATACCGGTGGCAAGGGATCTCTTGGTTTCAAAGTAATAGCCTACACAAACTACCGCGGGCAGGTATATCAAACCGAATCCAATCCCTAAAAGAATCATGTTTCAGTCACATACACGTGCGTGGAAGCGTGAAAAGACGCGCGAAACGCGCCACGTCTCGGATCGCGTATTTAATAATGGATTAAACGCACCTCCCATAATGCCATAAGTCACCATCAGCATATTTACACTACTCGAGAAGGTTGAAAGTACAAATGCGATGGCGCCTAAGAAGCTTCCCGCCATACATACCGCTCTACAGCCATACTTGTTCGTTAAAGCACTGACGACAGGGCCTATATCACGAGGAACATGAAACAAAATTGAtgcgtaatatataaaaataatatgtgtCGCGATTCGTCACTACCAGATTTTATCCTAATGATCATTCGTAACGTAATTGATTTCAAATAACTTTGCAGCATTTTTATCACAAACTATTACATAAAGTCGAAACTTAATCCTCTTTCGTTGAGATAAAGCGATAAGAGAGCACTTGAGGATTGATTAAAAGATAAGATTTACAATCTTTCAGCAGTTATTATATTTGAGAAAATTTTCGCTACGCAGAAACGAGCTTCTCGTTAACAAATATTGCCAATATACTTGATATCGcaacaacttttttccatctAACATCAACTCCTTTAGATTATTCGTGATGTAggtaatatcgaaatattgaaaaagtaattgtttcCGCATCTTACCAGCGCTAAGGTACATTCCAGATAGCAACGAGCCGACCCAAGCGGTCTTGCCCTTTCCTTCTCCGAAATACTTGACAAATTCTCCCAGAAAGACACCGAACGTGTATGCGATGCCATCCACTATCATGTTACACATGAATGATGCAAATACCACCACCCACCCGTAACCACCATCCGGCGGGGGTGGTATGTCATGGTACTCGCAGAGCGAACCACCCTCGTCTTCCGGCGAAGCTTCATCGCCACCCGGTCCATCGGTCCCCGTTAATCTGGATTGTTCCTCTACGGAGTATTCGCTCTCCGTCTGTAACAGAAGACACGTGGCGCGATCACAATACGCTGtcttattttctataaatataacattaaacATTATCACTTTTCTTTCGTGTATAACAGAAGAAGAATGACGAATTGCGGCATGATACACATCGCAATGCAAAGTTTTAAGCAGTAAAAAATCTAATGGGGATAATTTCATGATGATATTTGTTTCGCATATTGATCGCGTACATTCCACTTGACGACTTCACAGTAAAAACCACATATAATTAAAGACTACCGCAGCGCGAACGCGTTGCATTCGCCTTGAATAAGATTTGCCGTTCACCTTGAATACTCTCAGAAAAAAAAGTCTCCTTTCGTATTGGTGCACAAACAAGTATTTCATTCTCTAATCGCCGACTGACGAAATTTAATCAGTCTGACTCTATTATTCAAATCGCATGTAAATGATATCTTCTCGAGACGTTAAGAAAACTAAGTAATTTGAGATGAGTCAAATCAAAGTCTGTTGAATAACAAagtaatgtattttttcagtaaaaagtatttgtgtcgcctttctctctctctctctaaggatttatttttcattgaaatcacgacaattataaatataaattatcttacGAAACATGCGTCTATAATTCCTACGCCTCCATACTACTTccctt
The Ooceraea biroi isolate clonal line C1 chromosome 4, Obir_v5.4, whole genome shotgun sequence genome window above contains:
- the LOC105286155 gene encoding monocarboxylate transporter 12 isoform X3 → MSRASLNKSQYSQYGSRRVRKISTTESEYSVEEQSRLTGTDGPGGDEASPEDEGGSLCEYHDIPPPPDGGYGWVVVFASFMCNMIVDGIAYTFGVFLGEFVKYFGEGKGKTAWVGSLLSGMYLSAGPVVSALTNKYGCRAVCMAGSFLGAIAFVLSTFSSSVNMLMVTYGIMGGIGFGLIYLPAVVCVGYYFETKRSLATGIAVCGSGFGTFAFAPLATMLLEAYSWKGANLILAGLILNCAVFGAMMRPLEYPKASSVKPLLQRMAEEKRFQMERGSIGGSYFMVQLPDGSMEKRMKMPINIDPGVHSSFNLDQLVPGTPLTPVPTVPTLPTISEVKVQEHSSSGHTSDSGSMDLKNISNKSRSKKNIDETKDTKDAEKPENEFNKTIIPRNASQPAFTTHVQGLPKNGSVPFFDRIRKTSTGERYKPSLSAIKNSRTTLNSNGDIRKSLHLRLSTSSMLGSRNNNAEADDESITFTTSKTSIPKEKPMMVRPLSRKDIFYSGSVMNLPEYQSQKSLANYRQSVISIPKSMRGDMKDIDVEKAPQQPLCPCLVLPDSFKEALATMMDMSLLKDPVFLLIGISNVFGMAGLYVPFVYLVDAAVLDGIESNSASFLLSIIGITNTIGRVACGYIADFPQVDSLLLNNICLIISTIAVAATPFCHTYAAYIVMSIFFGIAISGYISLTSIILVDLLGLDKLTNAFGLLILFRGAAAIVGSPLAGIVYDATQSYSIPFFMAGFFFLVSTVTSFMAPAMKRCTTPQTQPVILDTLTPIDEDIEEENEDEIPEIVETAPSPLEPPEKEIKQIESVL